Proteins from a genomic interval of Sporomusaceae bacterium:
- a CDS encoding LPS-assembly protein LptD: MKKFLGGVLLAALIIVPPLTAAAAETAGNLYQYLPNSDILATANKEPEAKVAKKKENGPIVIEAEEIYFSDLTGAMFAKGAVTITQDKTKLKGDLIRGNAKQNQIWIDDKANYNEPGVALDGSQINYNYGKQTGTMQKTTGKIGRDFVVGETVEFLPGEYIITNGTMTMCPAKVPDYHVSATKVEIWPGDKMVAYNAKFWIKNTLIYSTPKYQKSLKDDKSEFPRIGYSSKDGVWIAQNLEYPIYNSDTSSVGAFVDLAYYSKRGFKPTFGVFDREPRYAISVIQGEFRDGNSYLIKKEPEFRFDYYNRRLGKLPVSYNFYAIYGKWTDSSKTSWHQDYYLYFTGDPIKFSQKHQLILGTGLERVNESYNSSTSNIQRYDATLYQFWSPKLTTWEAYHYIRNNYSLFDYGSNALGRQLDLGFSYTFDRLNTISFVQTYDVKNNSVYDQDVTWYRNLHCWQATITYRIKRSEWIWLVNLAKF; this comes from the coding sequence ATGAAAAAATTCCTAGGCGGCGTTCTCCTAGCGGCGCTGATTATTGTGCCGCCGCTGACGGCCGCCGCCGCCGAGACCGCCGGAAATCTGTATCAATACCTGCCCAATAGCGATATTCTGGCTACCGCGAACAAGGAACCGGAAGCCAAGGTCGCGAAAAAAAAGGAAAATGGCCCAATTGTTATCGAGGCGGAGGAAATATACTTCAGCGACCTGACGGGCGCCATGTTCGCCAAGGGTGCGGTAACCATCACCCAGGACAAGACGAAGCTAAAGGGCGACTTGATCCGCGGCAACGCCAAGCAAAACCAGATATGGATCGACGACAAGGCTAATTACAACGAACCGGGGGTTGCGCTCGACGGTTCGCAGATAAACTACAATTACGGCAAACAGACAGGGACGATGCAAAAAACCACCGGAAAAATCGGCCGCGATTTTGTGGTCGGAGAAACGGTAGAGTTTCTCCCCGGGGAATACATCATCACAAATGGCACGATGACAATGTGCCCCGCCAAAGTGCCGGATTATCACGTCAGCGCTACTAAGGTAGAGATATGGCCTGGCGATAAAATGGTCGCCTATAACGCTAAATTTTGGATTAAGAACACGCTAATATATTCCACCCCCAAGTATCAGAAATCGCTCAAAGACGACAAGAGCGAGTTCCCGCGGATAGGTTACTCCAGCAAGGACGGTGTCTGGATCGCCCAGAACCTGGAGTACCCGATATACAACTCCGATACCAGCAGCGTGGGTGCGTTCGTAGACTTAGCCTATTACAGCAAGCGCGGCTTTAAACCAACCTTCGGCGTCTTCGACCGCGAGCCCCGCTATGCTATATCCGTGATCCAGGGCGAATTCCGGGACGGTAACAGTTATTTGATCAAGAAAGAGCCGGAGTTCCGTTTCGATTATTATAATCGTCGCCTTGGCAAGCTACCGGTGAGCTACAATTTTTACGCCATCTACGGCAAGTGGACCGATTCAAGCAAGACGAGCTGGCATCAGGATTACTACCTGTATTTCACCGGCGATCCCATCAAGTTCAGCCAAAAACACCAACTTATCCTCGGGACTGGTCTTGAGCGGGTCAATGAAAGCTACAACAGCAGCACTTCAAATATCCAGAGATACGACGCGACGCTTTACCAGTTCTGGTCCCCCAAGCTGACCACCTGGGAAGCATACCACTATATAAGGAACAACTACTCGTTGTTCGATTACGGCAGCAACGCGCTGGGGCGCCAACTCGACCTCGGCTTCAGCTATACGTTCGACCGCCTGAATACAATTTCTTTTGTGCAAACCTATGATGTGAAAAACAACAGCGTCTACGACCAGGACGTCACCTGGTACCGCAACCTCCACTGCTGGCAGGCGACAATAACCTACCGCATCAAACGCAGCGAATGGATTTGGCTGGTAAACCTGGCGAAGTTTTAA
- a CDS encoding PfkB family carbohydrate kinase, with product MVIGDMVADVYLEGKISRISREAPVLVLEHGGETVVPGGAANAVHNAATLGGDVFAVGVVGDDAAGRELAAILAGKSVHTAGLLIDPTRPTITKTRVMAGGLATVRQQIVRIDRESKDSMSSVIEGRLLEYIGTHIEAMATVVISDYGSMTLSPAVRDLIITACRRRDIPCIVDSRYNILAFAGATVVKQNEAEVAAALGYKTLDAAGALEEAGKRMLAEMRAGAILLTRGPDGMSLFEAGGKVTHIPVSNVSEVFDVTGAGDTAVVTAALALAAGASYVEAARLANIAAGIVVKKPGTATTTTAELREAVGVYHENHR from the coding sequence ATGGTCATCGGCGACATGGTGGCCGACGTCTACCTGGAGGGCAAGATCTCCCGCATCTCGCGGGAAGCGCCGGTGTTGGTCCTCGAGCACGGCGGCGAAACGGTTGTACCGGGCGGAGCCGCCAACGCCGTCCACAACGCCGCCACCCTCGGCGGCGACGTCTTCGCCGTCGGCGTGGTCGGCGACGACGCGGCCGGACGGGAGCTTGCCGCCATCCTGGCCGGCAAGAGCGTTCACACAGCCGGCCTCCTCATCGATCCCACCCGGCCGACGATAACAAAGACCAGGGTGATGGCTGGCGGCCTGGCCACGGTGAGGCAGCAGATTGTACGCATCGACCGCGAGTCTAAGGATAGCATGAGCTCCGTCATCGAGGGCCGCCTTCTCGAGTATATAGGCACCCACATAGAAGCCATGGCTACCGTCGTCATCAGCGACTACGGCAGCATGACGCTGTCACCGGCGGTGCGCGACCTGATTATAACGGCCTGCCGCCGCCGGGACATCCCCTGCATCGTCGACTCACGCTACAACATCCTCGCTTTTGCGGGAGCAACGGTAGTAAAACAAAACGAAGCCGAAGTAGCGGCCGCGCTTGGGTACAAGACACTTGACGCCGCAGGCGCCCTCGAAGAGGCGGGCAAACGGATGCTGGCGGAAATGCGTGCCGGCGCGATTCTCCTGACCCGCGGGCCGGACGGTATGAGTCTGTTCGAGGCCGGCGGCAAAGTAACCCATATCCCGGTCTCGAACGTGAGCGAAGTCTTCGACGTCACCGGCGCGGGCGACACGGCCGTCGTCACCGCCGCGCTGGCCCTGGCGGCGGGCGCTTCGTATGTCGAGGCAGCCAGGCTGGCCAACATCGCGGCCGGCATCGTCGTGAAGAAGCCGGGCACGGCGACGACGACCACGGCGGAACTGCGCGAGGCGGTGGGAGTATACCATGAAAATCATCGCTAG
- the rfaE2 gene encoding D-glycero-beta-D-manno-heptose 1-phosphate adenylyltransferase: MKIIARDEAKNIAASLKASGRAVVFTNGCFDILHAGHVRYLAAAKALGDRLIVGLNSDRSVKSFKGADRPINCQDDRAEVLAALAAVDYVVIFDDRTAEDLVAEIKPDIYVKGGDYRLEDLPEARIVSSYGGRTVLVPEVPGRSSSNIIGKIKETASLGSQS; encoded by the coding sequence ATGAAAATCATCGCTAGGGACGAAGCGAAAAATATTGCCGCCAGCCTTAAAGCATCCGGCCGCGCAGTCGTCTTCACCAACGGCTGCTTCGATATCCTCCACGCCGGCCACGTCCGTTACCTGGCCGCGGCCAAGGCGTTGGGCGACCGGCTGATTGTCGGCCTCAACAGCGATAGGTCGGTTAAGAGCTTCAAGGGCGCCGACCGGCCGATAAACTGCCAGGACGACCGGGCCGAAGTGCTGGCCGCGCTGGCCGCTGTTGACTATGTAGTTATTTTTGACGACCGGACGGCCGAGGATCTGGTGGCCGAAATCAAACCCGACATTTACGTCAAGGGCGGCGACTACCGCCTGGAGGATCTTCCCGAAGCCCGGATAGTATCGTCCTACGGCGGCCGTACCGTACTCGTCCCCGAAGTGCCGGGGAGGTCGTCGAGCAATATCATCGGCAAGATAAAGGAGACGGCTTCTCTTGGCTCCCAAAGCTGA
- the waaF gene encoding lipopolysaccharide heptosyltransferase II, whose amino-acid sequence MAPKADRTYKNILIVKLSAIGDVVHALPVAYALKQCFPAARITWVVEKPSFDLLANNPCIDEIIIFDKPRLKKLSGFRDYAPAFVRLLRSRHFDLALDLQALFKSGAIAFLSGAPERYVYCNTRELSDRLSRRVCGPNQHGHIVERYLDVARAVGCEVKQVVFPINITAEEELTAAATARKAGLDLTQPYVVLSPGANWPNKRWPPSLFAALADKLRQDGLVPVVSGGPGDAALAAEIAAAATTPPVDLTGKTSLKQLAHIIKNARVLVGGDTGPMHLAAALATPVVALHGPTDTIRNGPYGNGHKALVTAQECAGCWRRACPKGLDCLAGITVEAVYEAAGGLLNGR is encoded by the coding sequence TTGGCTCCCAAAGCTGACCGCACCTATAAGAATATTCTCATCGTCAAGCTCAGCGCCATCGGCGACGTGGTTCACGCCCTGCCGGTGGCTTACGCATTGAAGCAGTGCTTTCCCGCCGCCCGCATAACCTGGGTGGTGGAGAAGCCCTCCTTCGACCTGCTCGCCAACAACCCCTGCATAGACGAAATAATCATTTTCGACAAGCCGCGGCTGAAAAAACTGTCCGGCTTCAGAGACTACGCCCCCGCCTTCGTTCGATTGCTGAGGTCACGACACTTCGATCTGGCCCTTGACCTGCAGGCGCTCTTCAAGAGCGGCGCCATCGCCTTTCTGAGCGGAGCGCCCGAGCGCTACGTATACTGCAACACCCGCGAACTCAGCGATCGTCTCAGCCGGCGGGTCTGCGGCCCCAACCAGCATGGGCATATCGTCGAACGCTACCTGGATGTCGCACGAGCGGTGGGCTGTGAAGTTAAACAGGTGGTATTCCCGATTAATATCACCGCCGAGGAAGAGCTGACCGCAGCGGCGACAGCCAGGAAAGCCGGCCTCGACCTCACCCAGCCCTACGTCGTCCTCTCTCCGGGGGCCAACTGGCCCAACAAACGCTGGCCGCCGTCCCTCTTCGCCGCCCTGGCGGACAAGCTGCGGCAGGACGGCCTTGTCCCCGTAGTCAGCGGCGGCCCGGGCGACGCCGCCCTGGCGGCGGAAATAGCCGCCGCGGCAACAACGCCGCCGGTCGACCTGACCGGCAAAACCTCCCTCAAACAGCTCGCCCACATCATCAAAAACGCCCGCGTCCTGGTCGGCGGCGACACCGGGCCGATGCACCTGGCCGCGGCTCTGGCTACACCCGTGGTCGCCCTCCACGGCCCTACCGACACCATCCGCAACGGCCCGTACGGCAACGGCCATAAAGCGCTGGTGACTGCGCAGGAATGCGCCGGCTGCTGGCGGCGGGCCTGCCCCAAAGGCCTCGACTGCCTTGCAGGCATAACCGTCGAGGCGGTCTACGAGGCGGCGGGAGGTCTGCTCAATGGCCGTTGA
- a CDS encoding glycosyltransferase family 9 protein, whose amino-acid sequence MAVDPQTVKRILIINLAFIGDVLLSTPVARALGEAFPGAAIDMMVIPLTAPLARHNPYINDVIEYDKRGQHKKIGELLKLVGQVRARRYDLAVTTNFAPRGAMLAWAAGIPTRVGYDAQHAGLFLTHTASAKRVVIRHEAENYLDVLKPLGVTTADTSLALDIDPRDTAALGDKVRRRPGKKLVLICPAGSYPHKSWTTQGYAALIQALTPEADCCLVGGKAEEALLAKINQETGEAAQVFPGALTLGELAALTKEADLMVTVDTAPLHIAQAVGTPVVALFGPTDPHVWGPRGPRDIVLQAPTDCSPCWGRAACGDNRCINALSADRVISAAQALLGEVHCAETGCPHPHLQ is encoded by the coding sequence ATGGCCGTTGACCCGCAGACCGTCAAACGCATTCTCATAATCAACCTGGCCTTCATCGGCGACGTACTGCTCTCGACGCCGGTGGCCCGCGCCCTCGGCGAAGCCTTCCCCGGCGCGGCCATCGACATGATGGTTATCCCCCTGACCGCGCCGTTGGCCCGCCACAATCCATACATAAACGACGTAATCGAATACGACAAGCGCGGGCAGCATAAGAAAATCGGCGAACTGTTGAAGCTCGTCGGCCAGGTGCGAGCCCGGCGCTACGATCTGGCGGTGACGACCAACTTCGCCCCCCGCGGGGCTATGCTGGCCTGGGCTGCCGGCATCCCGACCAGGGTCGGCTATGATGCCCAGCACGCCGGCTTGTTCCTCACCCACACCGCCAGCGCAAAAAGGGTGGTGATAAGGCATGAGGCCGAAAACTACCTCGACGTTCTCAAACCGCTCGGCGTAACCACCGCCGACACCAGTCTTGCGCTCGACATCGATCCGCGGGACACGGCCGCTCTCGGCGACAAGGTTCGCCGCCGACCGGGCAAGAAGTTAGTCCTAATCTGTCCGGCCGGCAGTTATCCGCATAAGAGTTGGACGACCCAAGGCTACGCTGCACTTATACAGGCGCTCACGCCCGAAGCGGACTGCTGCCTCGTCGGCGGCAAAGCCGAAGAGGCGCTGCTGGCGAAAATAAATCAGGAAACCGGCGAGGCAGCGCAGGTATTTCCCGGTGCCCTTACGTTAGGGGAACTGGCCGCCCTCACCAAAGAGGCCGATCTGATGGTCACCGTGGATACCGCGCCGCTGCATATCGCCCAGGCCGTAGGTACGCCGGTCGTCGCCCTGTTCGGCCCGACCGACCCCCACGTCTGGGGCCCACGCGGGCCGCGCGACATAGTGCTTCAAGCGCCCACGGACTGTTCGCCCTGCTGGGGCAGGGCCGCCTGCGGCGATAACAGATGTATCAATGCGCTGAGCGCCGACCGGGTCATTTCGGCTGCACAGGCGCTGTTGGGAGAGGTTCATTGTGCCGAAACTGGCTGTCCTCATCCTCACTTACAATGA
- a CDS encoding glycosyltransferase family 2 protein, translated as MPKLAVLILTYNEEENIVPCIESAVFADEVVVVDSGSTDRTVELARQLGAKVVTRKFDGFGTQRNFALTQTDAEWVMYLDADERITPALAVELRRTADSGEPAAYEILRHNYAFGQRVLHGGYRPDYSLRFYPRSAVSWEGVVHEQAAVTLPKRRLRGVMTHHTYTDWDRYFVKFNSYTTLMARKMHEQGKRGGMFHIVFRPWWAFLRVYIFQSGWRDGSLGFILAMCHFFYTMTKYVKLYYMKKAQGKSICE; from the coding sequence GTGCCGAAACTGGCTGTCCTCATCCTCACTTACAATGAAGAGGAAAACATTGTTCCCTGCATCGAAAGCGCCGTTTTTGCCGACGAAGTCGTCGTTGTCGACAGCGGCAGCACCGACAGGACGGTCGAGTTGGCCCGCCAACTGGGCGCCAAAGTCGTCACCAGGAAATTCGACGGCTTCGGGACGCAGCGCAACTTCGCCCTCACCCAGACCGACGCCGAATGGGTGATGTATCTCGACGCCGACGAACGGATAACGCCTGCCCTGGCGGTAGAGCTGCGCCGGACGGCGGACAGCGGCGAACCGGCGGCGTACGAGATCCTGCGCCACAATTACGCCTTCGGCCAGCGCGTCCTTCACGGCGGCTACCGGCCGGACTACTCCCTGCGCTTCTATCCCCGCTCCGCCGTTTCCTGGGAAGGGGTGGTGCACGAACAGGCCGCCGTCACCCTCCCCAAGCGCAGGCTGCGCGGCGTCATGACCCACCATACATACACCGACTGGGACCGCTACTTCGTCAAATTTAACAGCTACACCACCCTCATGGCCCGCAAAATGCACGAGCAGGGCAAGCGGGGCGGTATGTTCCACATCGTATTCCGCCCGTGGTGGGCCTTCCTGCGGGTCTATATCTTCCAGTCGGGCTGGCGGGACGGCAGTCTGGGCTTCATACTGGCCATGTGCCATTTTTTCTACACAATGACCAAATACGTCAAGCTTTACTATATGAAGAAAGCGCAGGGTAAAAGCATATGCGAATAG
- a CDS encoding glycosyltransferase family 1 protein, translating to MRIALFESIMTPGGHEIEFDRICIEEFRAMGHEVAFYVPQKHKFQYEYGVPVHYLPGEGVTYAGVGRLAKIWYAAKREINRLRWYNALYDLAEQKAFDAVIVPTASFRFLRSLVKTRLKKAPLNVILILHGIMPRDEENFFKYTESLAEYPAVKIAVLTPEDNIFGRLPDNVYCVKPPVYIPRDVPEWRKGRSGDKLRLGFFGQYRREKNLDAFLEMFVAANFPPNVELFVQGATVEPSDTADFDRIIAKYRDNKQIVFLHKALIGREWQEAILGVDALILPYAAERFRYQPSAMLYTAIGFHKPVVVADNMSPGVFDRYDIGVQFATGDNASLLAALKKFVTTYDDKYPVYRQELERINADYGPGKMAEDLIKIAKSNQR from the coding sequence ATGCGAATAGCGCTTTTCGAATCGATCATGACCCCCGGCGGCCACGAAATAGAATTCGACCGCATCTGTATCGAAGAATTCCGCGCCATGGGCCATGAAGTCGCGTTCTACGTTCCCCAAAAACACAAGTTCCAGTATGAATACGGCGTGCCGGTTCACTACCTTCCGGGAGAAGGAGTGACCTACGCCGGCGTCGGGCGGCTTGCCAAGATATGGTACGCGGCTAAGCGCGAGATCAACCGCCTCCGCTGGTACAACGCCCTCTATGACCTTGCCGAGCAAAAGGCCTTCGACGCTGTTATCGTGCCGACGGCCAGTTTCCGCTTCCTGCGTTCGTTGGTCAAGACAAGGCTGAAAAAGGCGCCGCTCAACGTCATCCTTATACTACACGGCATCATGCCTCGAGACGAAGAGAACTTTTTCAAATATACGGAAAGCCTGGCGGAATACCCGGCGGTGAAAATTGCCGTGCTCACTCCCGAGGATAACATCTTCGGCCGGCTGCCCGACAATGTTTACTGCGTTAAACCGCCGGTCTACATTCCGCGCGATGTGCCGGAATGGCGAAAAGGCCGGAGTGGTGACAAGTTAAGGCTGGGTTTCTTCGGCCAATACCGGCGGGAGAAAAACCTCGACGCTTTCCTGGAAATGTTTGTGGCCGCCAATTTCCCGCCCAACGTTGAACTGTTCGTGCAGGGAGCGACCGTCGAACCTTCCGACACCGCGGACTTCGACCGGATAATAGCCAAATACCGTGATAACAAGCAGATAGTCTTTTTGCACAAAGCGCTGATAGGCAGGGAGTGGCAGGAGGCGATTCTGGGAGTTGACGCCCTGATCCTGCCGTACGCCGCCGAGCGGTTCCGCTACCAGCCGTCGGCGATGCTGTACACCGCCATCGGCTTCCACAAGCCGGTGGTTGTTGCCGACAACATGTCCCCCGGCGTTTTCGACCGCTACGATATCGGCGTCCAGTTCGCCACCGGGGACAACGCCTCGCTGCTGGCGGCTCTGAAAAAATTCGTGACAACCTACGACGACAAATACCCGGTTTACCGTCAGGAGCTTGAGCGCATCAACGCCGACTACGGCCCGGGAAAGATGGCCGAAGACCTGATCAAAATAGCGAAGAGCAACCAGAGGTGA
- a CDS encoding D-sedoheptulose 7-phosphate isomerase: MKKVAEAVFDEHEQAIAATRGQLLDDIVRLGTLLARAVKNGNCIFFMGNGGSAADSQHLAAEFVGRFQKERRGLAAVALTTDTSILTAVGNDYGFDAVFARQVAALAKAGDVVVGLSTSGNSPNVIKALQAAKEAGAVAVGLAGRSGGKMAAICDLCIKVPADVTARVQEVHALIGHIACQLVDEEAGGV; this comes from the coding sequence ATGAAAAAAGTTGCCGAAGCCGTTTTCGACGAACATGAACAGGCGATCGCGGCAACCCGCGGCCAACTGCTCGACGATATCGTACGACTGGGGACGCTGCTCGCGCGGGCGGTCAAAAACGGCAACTGCATCTTCTTCATGGGCAACGGCGGCAGCGCCGCCGACAGCCAGCACCTGGCGGCCGAATTCGTGGGCCGCTTCCAGAAGGAACGCCGTGGCCTGGCGGCCGTCGCCCTGACCACCGACACCTCCATCCTTACAGCGGTCGGCAACGACTACGGCTTCGACGCCGTGTTCGCCCGCCAAGTGGCAGCGCTGGCCAAGGCGGGCGATGTCGTTGTCGGCCTGTCCACCTCCGGCAACAGTCCCAATGTCATTAAAGCGCTGCAGGCGGCCAAAGAGGCCGGAGCGGTCGCCGTCGGCCTCGCCGGGCGCAGCGGCGGCAAAATGGCGGCGATCTGCGACCTGTGCATCAAAGTGCCGGCCGACGTCACCGCACGGGTCCAGGAGGTCCACGCCCTTATCGGCCATATCGCCTGCCAGCTTGTCGACGAGGAGGCCGGCGGTGTTTAA
- the rfaE1 gene encoding D-glycero-beta-D-manno-heptose-7-phosphate kinase: protein MFNDNGKILDLLNNGIGDIAVLVVGDVMLDRYYFGEVKRISPEAPVPVTRVTHEHATLGGAGNVANNLARLGCKVLLAGLAGEDEARRRLDGLLTDAGIDGSGLLTDGRPTTTKLRVLGGHQQMLRLDFEDSHPVGGKAETGLKNFISQAVSSGRVQAVIVSDYAKGLCTQRLCQHIVRECAAGGVPLIVDPKGLNWRKYAGARYITPNLKELGEAAGAEPANDDRAVKTLADKVRKRYNIANVIVTRSEKGLSVLSDEHAVHISTTAQEVFDVSGAGDTVAAVLGAALAAKIELIDAAHLANLAAGIVVGKLGTYAVKRDELLGAVEREGGRQRKEAGQ, encoded by the coding sequence GTGTTTAACGACAACGGGAAGATTCTCGACCTCCTCAATAACGGCATCGGCGATATCGCCGTCCTCGTCGTCGGCGACGTGATGCTCGACCGCTACTATTTCGGCGAAGTCAAGCGTATCTCGCCCGAGGCTCCCGTGCCTGTCACCCGCGTCACCCACGAGCATGCCACCCTTGGCGGGGCGGGCAACGTGGCCAACAACCTCGCCAGGCTGGGCTGCAAAGTGCTGCTGGCCGGCCTGGCGGGCGAAGACGAAGCCCGCCGGCGACTTGACGGGCTGCTGACGGATGCCGGCATCGACGGCAGCGGCCTGCTGACCGACGGGCGACCGACCACGACCAAGCTAAGGGTACTGGGCGGTCACCAGCAGATGCTGCGGCTCGATTTCGAAGATAGCCACCCGGTCGGCGGCAAAGCGGAAACCGGCCTGAAAAATTTCATCAGCCAGGCGGTCAGCTCAGGGCGGGTCCAGGCCGTGATCGTATCAGATTACGCCAAGGGACTTTGCACCCAGCGGCTCTGCCAGCATATCGTCAGAGAATGCGCAGCCGGCGGTGTACCGCTGATCGTCGATCCCAAGGGCCTCAACTGGCGAAAGTACGCCGGAGCAAGGTACATAACCCCCAACCTCAAAGAACTGGGCGAAGCGGCCGGCGCCGAACCAGCCAACGACGACCGGGCGGTTAAAACCCTGGCCGACAAGGTAAGAAAACGGTATAACATCGCAAATGTCATCGTCACCCGGTCGGAGAAGGGGCTGAGCGTGCTCAGCGACGAACACGCCGTCCATATATCCACCACCGCCCAGGAAGTGTTCGACGTTTCGGGCGCCGGCGATACGGTAGCGGCGGTGCTGGGCGCGGCCCTGGCCGCCAAAATAGAACTTATCGACGCGGCGCACCTGGCCAACCTGGCGGCAGGCATCGTTGTCGGCAAACTCGGCACCTATGCCGTCAAGCGGGACGAACTGCTGGGCGCCGTAGAACGCGAAGGCGGGCGCCAGCGGAAGGAGGCGGGACAATGA
- the rfaD gene encoding ADP-glyceromanno-heptose 6-epimerase yields MIIVTGGAGFIGSNLVKGLNARGHEEILVVDDLSQGEKFKNLLALDIKDYIDKDDFLAALMNGKYDSETVEAVFHDGACSDTMEYNGKYMMDTNYVYSKELLHFCQRRRIPFIYASSASVYGGGENGFSENPACEWALNVYAFSKLQFDRYVRRVMAGATAQIVGLRYFNVYGPQENHKGRMASVAFHFFHQLKKDGVVRLFKGTEGYGDGEQKRDFVYVKDVVDVNLFFYDNPTQSGIFNCGTGRANTFNAVANATVKALGGGKIEYIDFPETLKGKYQNFTEADLTQLKAAGYDKLFTDLDAAVADYYRYLETGGYLSR; encoded by the coding sequence ATGATCATTGTAACAGGCGGCGCAGGCTTCATCGGCAGCAACCTCGTAAAGGGGCTTAACGCCCGCGGACATGAAGAAATCTTGGTGGTCGACGACCTAAGCCAGGGAGAGAAGTTCAAAAATCTACTGGCGCTCGATATCAAGGACTATATCGACAAAGATGATTTTCTCGCGGCGCTCATGAACGGGAAATACGACAGCGAGACGGTCGAGGCCGTCTTCCACGACGGCGCCTGCTCAGATACGATGGAATACAACGGCAAGTACATGATGGATACCAACTACGTCTACAGCAAAGAATTGCTGCATTTCTGCCAGCGGCGGCGCATCCCCTTCATCTACGCCTCGTCGGCGTCGGTGTACGGCGGCGGCGAAAACGGCTTCAGCGAAAACCCCGCATGCGAGTGGGCGCTCAACGTGTACGCCTTTTCCAAACTCCAGTTCGACCGCTACGTGCGGCGGGTGATGGCGGGCGCGACGGCGCAGATCGTAGGCCTCAGGTACTTCAACGTCTACGGGCCGCAGGAAAACCACAAGGGGCGCATGGCCTCGGTAGCCTTCCACTTTTTCCACCAGCTCAAAAAAGACGGCGTGGTCAGGTTGTTCAAGGGCACCGAAGGCTACGGCGACGGCGAACAGAAGCGGGACTTCGTCTATGTAAAAGACGTCGTCGATGTCAACCTGTTTTTCTACGACAACCCAACCCAAAGCGGCATCTTCAACTGCGGCACCGGTCGGGCCAACACGTTCAACGCGGTTGCCAACGCCACGGTCAAAGCTCTCGGCGGCGGGAAGATCGAATACATCGATTTCCCCGAGACGCTCAAAGGAAAATACCAGAACTTCACCGAAGCCGATCTTACGCAGCTCAAAGCGGCCGGCTACGATAAGCTCTTCACCGACCTCGACGCAGCGGTGGCCGACTACTACCGGTACCTCGAAACCGGCGGCTACCTGAGCCGGTGA
- a CDS encoding HAD family hydrolase: MTGAEAGRPAAFLDRDGVLNVDKGYLFRSEEFEWIPGAIEAVKLLNARGYLVFVVTNQSGVARGYYGEEDVIRLHDWMNGELARHGTRIDKFYYCPHYTEGTALEYVTACQCRKPLPGLILAAFAEWAIDREKSFLIGDKDSDIAAAAAAGIQGYKFAAGNLAEFLQTSNAIRE; this comes from the coding sequence GTGACGGGGGCCGAAGCTGGGCGGCCGGCAGCTTTCCTCGACCGCGACGGCGTGCTCAACGTCGACAAGGGGTATCTGTTCCGCAGCGAGGAATTTGAATGGATACCGGGCGCGATCGAGGCGGTAAAACTTCTTAACGCCCGCGGTTATCTTGTATTCGTGGTGACGAATCAGAGCGGAGTCGCCCGCGGCTACTACGGCGAGGAAGACGTAATCCGCCTGCACGACTGGATGAACGGTGAGCTCGCCAGGCACGGCACCCGTATCGACAAGTTTTATTATTGCCCCCACTATACCGAGGGCACGGCCCTTGAATACGTCACGGCCTGCCAGTGCCGAAAGCCATTGCCGGGACTCATACTGGCCGCGTTCGCCGAATGGGCAATCGACCGGGAGAAGTCCTTCCTGATCGGGGACAAGGATTCGGATATCGCAGCAGCCGCGGCAGCGGGAATACAGGGCTATAAGTTCGCCGCCGGAAATCTGGCCGAATTTCTTCAGACATCGAATGCTATCCGGGAATAG